A genome region from Meleagris gallopavo isolate NT-WF06-2002-E0010 breed Aviagen turkey brand Nicholas breeding stock chromosome 7, Turkey_5.1, whole genome shotgun sequence includes the following:
- the SSB gene encoding lupus La protein, producing MAENGDGENMSILESKICQQIEYYFGNHNLPRDKFLKEQIKLDDGWVPLEVMIKFNRLSRLSKDFGVIVEALRKSKTGLMEINEDKTKIRRSPNKPLPELNDQYKAAIKNRSVYVKGFPLDATLDDIKEWLEDKGPVENIQMRRTLQKTFKGSIFAVFDSVESAKKFTEIPNQKYKDTELIVLFKEEYCTKKNEERKQNKVEAKARAKQEKEEKQKQAADAEMKSLEEKTGCLLKFSGDLDDQTCREDLHAVFSDHGEIKWIHFVRGAKEGIILFKDAAKEALEKAKEAHNGNLQLRNKDVTWELLEGDAEKEALKKILEDQQELLKQKGKGRKLKGRGGKIPQGAHKGKVQFQGKKIKFENEEEGEDDNKTEPVSPKKRPLEETEKEESAPKQLKTENGDGAQ from the exons ATGGCTGAAAATGGAGATGGTGAAAACATGTCTATCTTGGAAAGCAAAATCTGTCAGCAAATTGAG tactATTTTGGCAATCACAACCTACCAAGAGATAAGTTCCTAAAGGAACAGATCAAATTAGATGATGGTTGGGTGCCTTTGGAAGTAATGATCAAATTCAACAG ATTAAGTCGCCTTTCAAAAGACTTTGGTGTTATAGTAGAAGCACTAAGAAAATCCAAGACTGGtctaatggaaataaatgaagacaaaaCTAAAATCAGAAGATCTCCAAATAAACCCCTTCCTGAATTAAATGACCAGTACAAGGCTGCAATTAAAAACAGATCAGTATATGTT AAAGGCTTTCCATTAGATGCAACTCTCGATGATATCAAAGAATGGCTGGAGGATAAAGGTCCAGTTGAAAACATTCAAATGAGGagaacactgcagaaaacattCAAG GGGTCAATATTTGCAGTGTTTGATAGTGTTGAATCTGCCAAGAAGTTCACAGAAATCCCAAACCAAAAGTACAAAGACACAGAGCTGATAGTGCTTTTCAA GGAAGAGTATTGTacaaagaagaatgaagaaaggaaacaaaacaaagtagaGGCCAAAGCAAGAGCTAAACA ggaaaaagaagaaaaacagaaacaagcagCAGATGCTGAGATG aaatctctAGAAGAAAAGACAGGATGTCTTTTGAAGTTTTCTGGTGATTTAGATGATCAAACATGCAGAGAAGATCTCCATGCAGTATTTTCTGATCATGGAGAAATCAAATGGATACACTTTGTAAGAGGTGCAAAGGAG ggaATCATCCTATTTAAGGATGCTGCAAAAGAAGCTCTGGAAAAAGCTAAGGAAGCACATAATGGAAACTTACAGCTTCGGAACAAAGATGTTACTTGGGAATTGCTAGAAGGAGATGCAGAGAAAgaagctctgaaaaaaatactagAAGATCAGCAGGAATtgctgaaacagaaaggaaaag GACGCAAACTTAAAGGAAGAGGGGGGAAGATACCTCAAGGTGCACACAAAGGGAAGGTACAGTTTCAgggcaagaaaataaagtttgagAATGAGGAAGAAGGCGAAGATGATAATAAAACAG AACCAGTAAGTCCTAAGAAGAGACCGctagaagaaacagaaaaagaagaatctgcaccaaaacaactgaaaacagaaaatggagacGGAGCTCAGTAA